In Actinomycetota bacterium, the genomic window TGTACCGAAATCTATCATTTTGCTTTTTACCGTTTGATAAACAGCTTTTCTTGCTTCTCCGAAATAATCCCTCGGATCTATTACATCAGTGTGTTCACTGAAATATTTTCTGATAGCACCGGTTATTGCAAGTCTTCCATCAGTATCCACATTGATCTTTTTTATCCCACGCTTTATTGCTTCCTGTATTGACGACATAGGTACTCCCATGGCATGCTTCATGTTTCCCCCGTAATTGTTGATAATATCAATTAGTTCTTTGGGCACCGAGGATGAGCCATGCATTACCAGAGGTGTATCAGGCAGTCTTTTCTTTACTTCCGTCACTATATCAAGAGCCAGAACCGGAGCTTCCTTAAATTTATAAGCGCCATGGCTTGTGCCAATTGCAAGAGCAAGGGCATCTACTCCTGTAAGCTTTACAAATCTTTCAGCTTCCGAAGGATCTGTCAGCGTGCTTATTCCGGAACCTACTCCGTCCTCAATACCGCCCAGTGTTCCGAGCTCGCCTTCAACGGTAACGCCGAATTTATGCGCATATTCAACTACTTTTGCAGTAACCTCGACGTTTTCATCAAATGTGGTGGGAGTTTTTGAATCTTCTTTTAATGAACCGTCTATCATAACTGATGTAAAGCCAAGTTCTATTGCCTGCCTGCAGGTATCAAAATTATTTCCATGATCAAGATGTATTGAAATCGGTATATTGGGGTTGTCCTCTACAGCAGCAACCATTATATATTTCAAATAGAGCATTTTTGTATATTTAAGGGCTCCTCTTGAAGCCTGGATAATTACAGGAGACTCTGTCTCTGCAGCTGCCTGCATTATTCCCTGTATCTGCTCCATATTATTTACATTATATGCGCCTACCCCATATCCTCCTTTTATGGCTTCATCAAGAATCTGTTTCATCGGTACAAGTGGCATTTTTTCCTCCTATGGCTAATTTAAATTTAAATGTTTTTTATAAAAAAAGAAAAAATTATATTTTTAAATTAATTATATTTGATATGCTGATTTATAATTCAGCAATAATATATTAAAAACAACCTTTCAGTTTCTAAACAATTTTTAATATATAATATTAGAGCTATTTTAAAAAGCTTTTTTAAGAAAATTAAATAATTTAAAGCAATAAATGAAGTTTTTGATAAAGGAGCGAAAATGGATGAAAAAATTTTAAAAGCAGAAAAATTATTAAAAGACTACACAAAAGGAAAGTATGTTTTCGGTATCGGATGTCTTGATTCAACGGGAGATTTTGTTCTGGAGTTCGGCCGGAATATCCTTTTAATAATTTCACAGAATGAATGGGCAAAAGATTTAAGAGAGAGGATTGAAAATATACTAAATGACAGGAAAATAAATATAATTGCCCGTTCAGGGACTTCCGGAGAAAACAGTCCGAGAGAAGATGTATTTGCGCTTGCTGATCTTATCAGGGATTCAGAACCTGAATGCATATTATGTGTCGGTGGCGGTTCGGCAATAGACACTGCAAAGGCAGCAAACATACTGGCTTCGCTTGAAAAAGATAATTCTGAAATTGAAAAATATTTTGGTGCAGGCAATGTAGGCAGGGAACTGGAAGAAAAAAAAGTAAAAAATCTTTACCCGCTTATTGCTGTGGAAGTAGCTTCCGGTTCAGGTTCCCATATCAGCAGATATTCTAATGTAACGGATATGTCCACAAACCAGAAAAAACTGATTATTGATGATGCGATAATACCGGCAAGAGCGGTATTTGATTATTCGGTGACAAAAAGCATGCCTGAAGACCTGACAAAAGACGGTGCTTTTGACGGATTTTCTCATTGCCTTGAAGCTTATTACGGATACGATGAAAAAGGCAGGGACTTCAGACTAGCTGAAGAGGTATGTCTTACCGGCATATCCCTTATAGTTGAAAACCTTCCTTATCTTATAAATAATCCTGATGATATTGAACTGAGAAAAAAAATAGGCATTGCAACTGATCTCGGAGGGTATGCAATAATGCTTCAGGGAACAAACGGGGCTCATCTGAACAGCTATTCTTTTGTTGATATTCTTTCGCACGGAAGAGCCTGTGCGATAATGAATCCCTACTATACTGTATTTTTTTCTCCGTCGATAGAAAACAAATTAAAGAAACTTGCTCCCATTTATCAGGAATACTCTGCCAAAGATTTAGGCAGCCTCAGAGGTAAAGAGCTGGGTATTGAAATTGCCAGGGCTATGACGGAATTTTCAAAAAAGATTGGTTTTCCTGTAGTACTTTCTGAAGTGAAGGGGTTTAAAAGAAACCATATAGACAAAGCCGTAGAAGCGGCAAAAAATCCACAACTTGAATCAAAGCTTAAAAACATGCCTGTTCCTCTTACTTCTGAAGAAGCCGGGCTTTATATAGAACCGGTGCTTGAAGCTGCCAGAACAGGCATGTTTGAAAAAATAAAGTTTAAGCAGTAGACCCTGGCGGCAAAAAAGTTTTTCTGTTGACTAATTTATCTATTTGACATTTTGATTCTTAGTCAATATAATCATATGCGTAAAAATGCATAAATGTCATAA contains:
- a CDS encoding fructose-bisphosphate aldolase class II is translated as MPLVPMKQILDEAIKGGYGVGAYNVNNMEQIQGIMQAAAETESPVIIQASRGALKYTKMLYLKYIMVAAVEDNPNIPISIHLDHGNNFDTCRQAIELGFTSVMIDGSLKEDSKTPTTFDENVEVTAKVVEYAHKFGVTVEGELGTLGGIEDGVGSGISTLTDPSEAERFVKLTGVDALALAIGTSHGAYKFKEAPVLALDIVTEVKKRLPDTPLVMHGSSSVPKELIDIINNYGGNMKHAMGVPMSSIQEAIKRGIKKINVDTDGRLAITGAIRKYFSEHTDVIDPRDYFGEARKAVYQTVKSKMIDFGTAGHAQDYKPLALSDMINVYKK
- a CDS encoding iron-containing alcohol dehydrogenase; protein product: MDEKILKAEKLLKDYTKGKYVFGIGCLDSTGDFVLEFGRNILLIISQNEWAKDLRERIENILNDRKINIIARSGTSGENSPREDVFALADLIRDSEPECILCVGGGSAIDTAKAANILASLEKDNSEIEKYFGAGNVGRELEEKKVKNLYPLIAVEVASGSGSHISRYSNVTDMSTNQKKLIIDDAIIPARAVFDYSVTKSMPEDLTKDGAFDGFSHCLEAYYGYDEKGRDFRLAEEVCLTGISLIVENLPYLINNPDDIELRKKIGIATDLGGYAIMLQGTNGAHLNSYSFVDILSHGRACAIMNPYYTVFFSPSIENKLKKLAPIYQEYSAKDLGSLRGKELGIEIARAMTEFSKKIGFPVVLSEVKGFKRNHIDKAVEAAKNPQLESKLKNMPVPLTSEEAGLYIEPVLEAARTGMFEKIKFKQ